From the Bacillus sp. FJAT-22090 genome, the window TAGTTGGGACACCTGGACGTTTACAAGAACTGGTGAAATTAAAAAAATTAAAGATGCATGAAATCAAAACAATCGTACTAGATGAAGGAGACCAGTTGTTAAGTCGAGAAAATCGTACGACTGTTAAGGGGTTAATAGATGCAACTGTTGAGAGACAACTGGTTGTTACATCTGCCACAATTACGGAAGAAATAGAACTAGTTGCAGAAAGAATCATGAATAATCCTGTCCGCATTCAAGTTACAGCAGAGGAAATTCCTTCAAAGGGTGAAGTTATTCATAGTTTTGTCAAAACGGAAGTGCGAGACAAAACGGAATTATTAAGAAAGCTTTCTCACTTAGAAGGTATGAAGGGACTAGCCTTTGTAAATAGTTTAGATCAAGTTTTAATGAAGGATACAAAACTCTCTTATAGAGATGCTCCTATTATTTCTCTACATTCAGAAATGAAAAAAGAGGAACGAAAGAAAGCATTAGATGACTTTAAAAATGGTAAAGTAAATATACTTATAGCAACTGACGTTGCTGCTAGAGGTCTGGACATTTCTGGATTAACACATGTAATTCATGTTGATGTTCCGCATTCTATAGAACAATATTTGCATCGTTCAGGACGTACTGGACGTGCTGGAAATGATGGAGAAGTATTGACCTTATTAACTTATGGGGATGAAAAAACGTATAAGAAATGGACAAAAGAGCTTCCGAGTAAGCCAGTTCAGAAAATATGGTATCGTGGAGAATTAATAGAAGGTTCATCGAAAACGGTACAGAAAAAAGGGAAATAAACAATGAATTTTCAACAAAAATTAGAGGAATACGCAGAGCTTATCGTAAAAGTAGGTTTAAATATTCAAAAAAATCAACAGTTGCTTATTAATACAACAACGGAAACGATTGAATTTACCAGACTTGTTGTAAAAAAAGCGTATGAAGCTGGTGCAAAGCGAGTAGATGTAAATTATTCTGATGGACCAAATACAAGATCATTTTATGATTTAGCTCCAGACGAAGCATTCCATGAATATCCGAAATGGGCAGCTATGCAACGAGATGAGTTAATTGAAAACAAAGGTGCTTTATTATGGATCGATGCGGAAAATCCAGATTTACTTGAAGGTGTTTCGGTTGAAAAAATCTCAAACTTCCATAAAGCAAGCGGGAAAGCACTTGAAAATTATAGAAAAGCAGTGATGAATGATGTCATTACTTGGTCAATTGTTGCGATGCCTTCTGAAAAATGGGCAGCAAAGGTATTTCCGGATTTACAAGCAGAAGAGCAAATGCAAGCTCTTTGGAATTTAATTTTTCAAGTAGTAAGAATTGGTGAAGGAACAGCGGTTCAACAATGGAAAGAGCATATCGAAAATTTAGAAAGCCGTGCCTCACTATTAAATGCGAAGCGTTATAAAAAATTACATTACACAGCAGAGGGAACAGATATCCAAGTGGAACTACCAAAAGGTCATATTTGGATGTCAGGAGCTAGTAAAAATGCGCAATCCGTTCCTTTTATAGCTAATATGCCTACGGAAGAAGTTTATACTGCTCCATTAAAAACAGGAGTTAATGGTTATGTGAAAAACACTAAACCGCTCGCATATAAAGGGAATGTCATTGATGATTTTACATTAACTTTTGAAAACGGTGCTATTACGAAGGTTGAAGCAACTACTGGTGAGGTGCTTTTAAAAGAATTAACACAAACAGATGAGGGTGCAAAATATTTAGGGGAAATTGCGCTAGTTCCACATGAATCTCCAATTTCTGCATCTAATGTTTTATTTTTTAATACCCTATTTGATGAAAATGCTTCGAATCATTTTGCTATTGGAGAAGCTTACCCGACATGTGTGGAAGGTGCGCGTGGATTATCTCCAAGTGAGCTTGAAAACTTAGGGCTCAATACTTCCATTGTTCATGAAGACTTCATGATTGGTTCTGCTGATATGGATATTATGGGAGAATTAGAAGATGGTACAATAGAGCCTATTTTCAAAAAAGGTTCTTGGGCTTTTTAAGGAGTAAATCTAGATGAAAAAGTGGATAGTTGTAATCTTACTCCTTGTGTTTCCTTTCACGTCTTTTTCTGTAGAGGCAAATGGTGCTGAAGTATATATCGCTTTAGGAGATTCTCTAGCTGCCGGCCAAACTCCGAACAGATCAATAGATACTGGTTATACAGATTTAATAGCACAAGAGTTGAAAAAATCTCAGCAGCTTGCTTATTATTCGAAGGCACTTGCATTTCCAGGATATACAACAGCTGATGTGTTAAAAACAGTTCGCACAAAAGAATCAAAGGAATTACTTAAAAATGCATCAATTGTTACCATTTCAGCAGGGGCAAATGATTTACTAAGGCTTGTGCAATTAAATGCAGCGAATGGTTCAATTTCGTACAAGCAAATTCAAGTAAATTATGCCTTAAATATGGTACGCAAAAATATGGAAGCAATTGTGAAAGAAGTTCAAGTGACTGCACCAAACGCAAAGATATATGTGTTGGGTTACTATTTTTCCTATCCTCATTTACGAGAAACACAAAAAGTAGGTATAAGAAAAGAGTTAAATGCACTGCATTCCATATTAAAAACGGAAGCGGAGGCCAATGGAGCAATATACGTATCTGTTGAGGAAGATTTTTCTAATAAAGAAAAAGAGTTGCTACCTAATGTATCGGATGTGCATCCTACAATGGAAGGATACCGTCTGATGGCTAATGCTTTTTTCAAAAAGTACAATGCGAATTTACAAGTAAATCCAAAGGAATTGCCTGCTCCAAATCCTTTAACTTTTGAACAAATCCTTAATAGTCAAAAGGAAAAAGCAGAGACTCCCGTTTCAAGAGTAGAGGGTCTTGATCGTTATTTGTCACTTACGGAATTAAGGCCATTGATATAAAATAAAGGCTCTGTTATTTAACCTTATGGGTAATTTTTTAATAAAATTGACTGTTCAGTACTTAGAGATTAGAAACACGGATGTACGCTATGTATGAGCTCCGCAGGATGAGTAGCTCCTACGTCGCTCACATACTCGACTTTTATTTTGGACCCGTTAAATTCCGTTCCAGGCGGACGCGTTCCGCCGGCATGGCTTCAGCCGCTTCCCTTGCTCCTGCGCAAGCTCGTCGCAAAAATTAATTTCGCTACGCTCAGTCCAGGGTCTTCAGCTCATGCACCTGCCGCTTCGCTTTCGGTGCAGAAAACATTTGCTATTCCGGCTGGAGTCGCCGCCTTCCACTCCAATCAACTTTTATCCGCTTTTCAATTAGAAAACCATCATGCCATTAATAGAGCAAGTATTTATAGAAAATCGGTGAAAAAGGCGACACTCCTGCGGGAAAAGCGTTAGCCGAAGACCCCGCAGTTGAGGGGAAGGCAATCTAAGTTCGCCGCATCCTGCTCCTGCGCAAAGCTCGTCGCAAAAGAACTTTTGCGGCAACGATTGCATGACCAACATCATGTTGGCCTAGGAGGCTAAGGCAACGCCCGCGGAAAGGGAGCCGTTTCAACGATTTTCTTATTTATCGGACGACATTATTTAGTAAAGTCAAATTCTATCGAATTTTTCAGTGCCCTCCAAGACATGCCGTATGAGACAGCGAAATGTGCTAGCACATTTCGCGGCTCATGCAGACGTGCGGCCAGCACGAATGCTTATAGATAAGTAGAATTCGATTTAACCTATAACCTATTTAATCACATTGCGAATGCGCATAGATTAGTGCATTACAACAATAAGGTTTAACAAATAAAAAATCTGCTCCCATAAAGTTATGTGGGAGCAGATTTTTTATTTTATCGTCTTTTTTGATTTCATTAATTTACGAATAATCGGATAGACTACAGGTGCCCATTTTATTGCAGTCTTTGCTATGGTTTTTATATTCATTAGTATCGCTCCCAAGTTTAATTAGTACTAATTCTTTTCCCGTTTTAACGGTAGTATAAACATTATCTTAGTACCTTTACACCTTGGATAATATTCCATACAAGGATAATAATATAACTGACTAAGTACAATAATATGAATAAAAACGGTGCTGATGCCATAAAAAGTGATTGCTCATTAACAGCTGCATTCATAAATACTGAAAAAAAGCTTGAGAATAGAGCTATAAACAATATAATCATAAATCCAAAGGGTATCAGATGCGAAATTAGCGAACGTTTCGCATGATGTTTCACTTCGGTATCCTGAGAAACAAAAAATACAATAATCGGAAGTATAAAAGGCGCAAACAATACACTAAAATAAGATAGTGCAGATAAAATTCGGTTGTTTTCTATTTGAATACACTCCTTTCCGATTAGATATCTAATATACGTCTCTTAACATAATTAGTTTCAACTTTTGGCAAAGGAGACTAAAATATCTTTATATGTTTCTACGGATGAAATAGAGACATACTCTTTTTCTCCATGCCAATCTGCTCCTGACGGTCCAAACTCTACAGCTCCTGCTCCATTTTTTGCATAGAAACGGGTATCCGCTGATCCGTGTTGTCCAAATAAGTTAGTATCTCGTCCTGTTTTTATAGTAGTTTCGGATTGTAGCTGAATAACATAGGGATTATTGTCGTTAGTTGTGACTGCTGGTTCAGAGGCATAAATGAGCACTTCATTTCCAGGGAAATGTTTGTGAGCAACATCTGTTATTCCTTGAATTATCTCTGTTGGGTCTTGTCCAGGCACATAGCGAATATCGTAGCCTATGATACACTCGTCTGGAACGATATTGTATCTTTCACCTGCATGTATTTTAGCCAAGTTTAAAGAAGGATAATCATAAAATTTATTACTAGCAGTTAAAAAAGAGAGTTGTCGAATTTCTTTATCTAAAGCAATTGCTTCTTCTATTGCATTTATACCTTCCCAAGGACGACTGCCATGACTGGATTTGCCTTTCATTTTAATATCCAATTGGACAATTCCTTTTGCTTGGAGGCCAATATGAAGGTGAGTTGGTTCTCCGCAAATAACGAAATCACCATGATATCCTTGTTCAACTAAATACTCGGATGTTTCTCCATTTGTTTCCTCGTCGGTAACAATATGTAGTTGGACTCTTTTCGTTAGTTGATCTGATGCTTTTGAAAGTTCATAGAATGCTTGCATCATAGCAGCAACTCCCGCTTTCATGTCTGCAGAGCCACGACCATATAATTTGTCACCTTCTATAAAAGGATTAAATTGCTCTTTGTTGCCAGGAACCACATCAACATGCCCATTCCAAATGATGCATTCCTTTCCAAAGCCGATTTCTGATACAAGCATAAGCTTTGAATTTTTTTTATGTAAAGTTGTACCAATTCCCTTTTCTTCCAGCCAATTTTGACAAAATAAAAGTGCTTCATTTGCTCCATCTACATCATCACTTTTTATACGAATTAAGTCTTTCAATAAATCTATCATGTACTTACCTCCATTTTCATATTATATTTTTATAAGTATAACAATGAACAACAGGGGGTTGCATAACTTATTTCATTGGGCTACAATGAACTCGAACTAAATAATTTATCACCACAAGGGGCGTCGCTTATGCGGCTGAGATAGTACCCTTCGAACCTGTAAGTTCATGCTTGCGTAGGGATGTGGATGGAAACTGACAATCGCGCGATGTCTGGGTCTATCCCGACGTCGTTTTTTTGTGGTCGAAAAAGGAGATTACTATGAAAAATCAACGCGTTTTATTGTTAGTGGAAATCGCAATTTTTGCGGCTCTTGGATATATTTTGGATATTATAGGATTTGGTATGCCACAAGGTGGTACAGTCACATTTGTGCTTGTTCCTGTAATTTTAATAGCATTTCGTCGCGGGATAGTCGCTGGCCTTATAACAGGATTTTTAATCGGTATGCTGCAAGTTGTAACAGGCCGTTTTTATGCAGCACCATTATCATTGGAAGTTGTCATTCTACAAGTGGGAATTGATTATTTTATTGCTTTCATGGTAGCAGGATTTGCAGGATTACTAAGACCTGCCTTTTTAAAGGCATATGAAAACAAAGATAAAATGAAAATGGCTACCGCGGTAATTATTGGAGCTTTTATTGCAGCATTTCTTCGCTATCTTGCACATGTGACTTCTGGTATTCTGTTTTTTGGTGAATTTGCTGGCGATCAAAACGTTATTCTTTATTCATTAATCTATAATTCTACTTATATGATTCCAGTATTTTTGCTAGCAGCATTCGTTTGTATGATACTATTCCTAAAGGCTCCTCGCCTTATACTGCCGAATAAAGCATAAATATGATATGATTGTTGTACAGTTTAACCAGTTTTAGAATATGCTAATACAGGTTAAGCCTTCGGTGGACGTCATAGATTTTTGGATAGGGACTTAATCGTTCGTCATGATATAATATCTAGACGCAAATACTCCGGGGCGCATTAGATATGAGAAGGGATCTTATAAAGATGATTGTACAAACAAATGAAGAATTAGAAGCTTTAAAAAAAATAGGTCGTATTGTTGCTGAAATTCGGGATGCAATGAGAGCTGCAACGAAGCCAGGTATTACAACAAAGGAACTGGATGAAATTGGTGGTAAGCTCTTTAATGAGCACGGAGCAATTTCAGGTCCAATGGGTGAGTATGATTTCCCAGGCTATACTTGTATAAGTGTTAATGAAGAGGTTGCTCATGGTATTCCAGGTTCCCGTATCATTAAAGATGGTGATGTTGTCAATATTGACGTATCAGGCTCATGTGATGGTTATTTTGCTGACACAGGTATTTCCTTTGTTGTTGGTGAAGGTTATGAGGAGAAAGAAAAGTTATGTGCAGTGGCAGAAAGCGCATTTAACCGGGCAATGTTAAAGGTAAAAGTCGGTTCTAAATTGAATCAAATTGGAAAAGCGGTTGAAAGAGAAGCAAAGGAAAATGGTTTGCACGTTATTATGAACCTTACAGGTCATGGAATTGGTAAATCACTTCATGAAGCTCCGCAGCACGTGCTCAATTATTATGATGCTTGGGACCCGACAATTTTAAAAGAAGGTATGGTGCTAGCGGTAGAGCCATTTATTTCTCAAAAAGCTGAACATATAGTAGAATCGGGAGATGGTTGGACATTCGTGACACCAGACAAATCGTTAGTTGCCCAAATTGAGCATACGATTGTCGTAACAAAAGAGGGCCCGCTTTTATTAACAAAATTAGATTAAGAAAAATTAAATAGTAAAATGCCTCGGAAATTATGATTTCTGAGGCATTTTTTTTATAAATAATATTCCTACTATAAGTACACAGCTTAAAAAAATGGACGCGGCAGTTATTAATAATTCATCTAACATATGTCGACAGGCAATCCCTAAAAACGCCCAAATAAAGACTAACACGATTGTTGGGTCATTATAATGGTAGCGAAAATGTAAAGCAATTGCTGTAGCAATTGTTAGGAAAATAACAGCCCAGAGTGATTTCGTCATGCCCCAACCACCAAATTCTACATAAGTAAGATAGTAGTCGATATTTGCAAATGTAGCGACGAATATCCATCCTAAGTAAATAGAAATAGGGAGCCGCTTTATCCATAATTGCTCTTCAGAAGAATACGTTTTATAAAATAAAAACAAGACTCCTAATAAAGCAAATATATCTATAAGCGATAATAAAAACAACTCATAATGCCACAAGAAAATCCAAAGAATATTTAAAATGGAGCTACAAACAAATAATATAACTCTTATCGTGGATATGGACTCTCCATTTTTAAATTCTTTAACATTATTCCAAATCCAATATGCTAGTAATAAATATATGGGAATCCATATGAGAAATACGTAGCTTGCGGGAGTAAATAATGAAGGTAGTCTATTTGAAATTTCTCCGGTTGTATGATGATTAATCGGTAGAGTATTTGCGAGTAAATTTACCAAGATGGTAGAGAACAAGCTTATAATCAAAATGATTATTTTAATCATACGCATCCCTCCTATTATTATAGTATACCTTTGAAATTTTATTGCGACAAATTGATTTGTGAATGTTTAATGGCAAAACCAGAATAAACGGAACATAAAAATCATGATATAATATAATTCGAACTAGTATGAATTTTTAAGGGGGAAAAATAATGAGAGAAGTAGTATATCCAATTACATGGGATTTAGATGTGTTCTTTGAAGGTGGAAGTGAATCTAAAGAGTTACGAAACCATTTAGATCAAGTGAAAGAAAAATTAAAGGTTTTTGGAGAAAAATTAGAAAGTTTTACTACTCCGGCATCTGTTCAGGAAGCAAGTAAAATCGTTAGTATCATTGATGAATTAAAGGACATTGCGACTAACTTATCTCAAGCTGGAGCAGTTATTGGCTGTTTTCAAGCACAAGACACTACAGATAAAAAAGCTTCTCTTTTGGAAGGAGAGATAGGAAGTATTTATGCAAAGTTTTCTTCCCTGCTGTTAGGCATACAACAAACGATCAGCAAGACACCAGATGAGGTATGGACAGAATTAATAAAAACAGATGAATTACTCGAATTTTCTTTTGTTCTAAATGAGTGGAGAGAAGAAGCAAAGAGAATGCTTTCTGAAAAAGAAGAGTCTATGATTACAGCCCTTGGTGTAGATGGCTACCATGCATGGGGGCAGCTATATGATTTGTTGGTAGGGGATATTAGAGTAAAAGTTAAAGTGGATGGAGTAGAAAAAGAACTTTCAGTAGGTCAAGCTAATAACTTAAGCTCTCACGAAGATGGTACTACACGTAAAGAAGCATTTGAAGTTTTAGAAGCAGCTTGGACAGAGAAAGAAGAATTTTTTGCTAAAACTTTAAATCATTTAGCAGGTTTCCGTTTGTCTATTTATGAAAAAAGAGGCTGGGAATCTGTCCTACAAGAACCACTTGAGATAAATCGTATGAAGCAGGAGACATTAGATGCGATGTGGGGTGCTATTTCCAAAAATAAAGCTCCTTTCGTCGAATATTTAAATGTAAAATCGACAATGCTAGGAAAAGAAGGTATGCATTGGTATGATTTGGATGCGCCGGTAAGTGCTTCAACCGAGAAAATGGATTACCAACAAGGTGCAGAATTTATATTAAAGCATTTTAAAGAGTTTGGACCAAAATTAGAATCCTTTTCAAGAAATGCCTTTGAAAAAGGGTGGATTGAAGCAGAAGACCGCCCAAACAAGCGCCCAGGAGGGTTTTGTACAGGAATGCCGGTTTCAGAAGAATCCCGTATTTTCATGACGTACAGTGGAACTATGTCCAATGTTTCTACACTTGCACATGAATTGGGACATGCTTTTCATTCATATGCTTTAAGACCAGTACATTGGATGAATCGCCAGTACGCAATGGGAGTAGCAGAAACGGCATCTACGTTTGCGGAAATGATTGTAGCAGACGCAGCGGTAAAAGAAGCAAAAACGAACGATGAAAAGATTGCTTTACTAGAGGATAAAATCCAAAGAAGTGTTGCTTTCTTTATGAATATTCATGCTCGCTTCTTATTTGAAACAAGATTTTATGAGGAACGTAAAAATGGAATCGTTTCAGCTACAAGATTAAATGAGTTGATGGAAATTGCTCAAAAAGAAGCATACGGTGAAGCACTAGAAACAACACATCCTCATTTCTGGGCTTCTAAATTGCATTTCTATATTACAGGGGTACCTTTTTATAACTTCCCATACACATTTGGTTATTTATTTTCATTAAGTATATATGCGAAAGCAATTAACGAAGGTGCAAATTTTGAAGAAAAATATATTGCACTTCTTCAAGATACTGCCGTAATGTCAGTAGAGGATTTAGCGATGAAGCATCTTGGTGAAGATATTACTGAAGAGGAATTTTGGATTAAAGGGATTAATCTTTGCATTCAAGATGTAAACGAGTTCATTCAATTAACTAATGCAAAAGGGTGACGATGTTTGATCTATTTAGAAGGTGACAGATGTTATTTACGGACATTAAATGTAAAGGACGCACCCAATCTTGCAGATCTTGTTTATAGAAACAAAAAATATTGGGCTGTATATGAACCATTGCATCGAGATGATTATTATACAACCTCTGTGCAAAGAGAGAAAATTCGAGAGTCGCTATTATTAATGAATGAAAAAAGAGAATTCAGCTTTGGGGTATTTCAACATGATACCGATCGGATGATAGGTAGTATTTCATTGTATAGCTTAAAAAGAATGCCTTTTTCTAGTGGACTAATCGGCTATTCAATAGACGAAAATTTAACGGGTAAAGGTATTGCATCGGAAGCTGTACACCTTGTTAAATTGTTTGGGTTTGAACATGCTCATTTGAATCGTATAGAAGCTTATGTATCACCTAGAAATCTAGGGTCAATTAAAGTCTTGGAGAACAATGCATTTCATCGAGAAGGATTACTTCGAAGTCTTCTCTATATTAATGGTAAGTGGGAAGATCATTATATTTATGCATGCATTAGTGAGGACTTCTGAAAGGGTAAGAGTATTTATAAAAAAATTCTTTCCAAAACGAAAAGCTGGTTATTCATCAATTGATGGATAACCAGCTTTTGTCGATTTCCCGGGAAATAATCTATTTTACGTCGAGATTGCCATCTTTCACTAAATCTAATCTACCAGTATTAGGATCAATGATGAGCCCATGAACAGGTATGCTACCAAGCATTAGTGGGTGATTTCTAATCATATCGACGCTATGTAAAACACTGTCTTTAACATCAGAAAAACCTTCTAACCATTTTTCTACTTCTACCCCGGAATTCTTCAATATATCAAATATTTTTGGATCTATACCTCTTGTAGTCATTTTGCCGATGATTTTATCTGTTTGAATAGCACTCATACCGCAATCATAGTGACCAATAACGTATATTTCGTCCGCTTGAAGTTCATAAACTGCCACGATTAGACTGCGCATGATGCCACCAAACGGATGGTTTATAACAGCACCAGCACTTTTTACAATTTTAACATCACCGTTTTTAAAGTTCATGGATTTAGGTAGCATTTCTACGAGCCTTGTGTCCATACATGTTAATATTACAATTCGTTTATTTGGAAATTTTGTCGTTAAAAATGGTTCATACAACTTATTTTGTACAAAGGATTCATTGTAAGCTAATATTTCTTTTAAACTAGGCATGGAATTCCCCCTTCAATTTTCTACATTATTATTTTATATGAAAGCAATTGAAATTTCCTCTATTATGTTTTTTAGTGTAATAACTATTAATAAATTTTCATGAAAAAACCACTCAGGAGAGAGAACTTGAGTGGCATTTTTTATTATTTGGCACTATTAATAAGATTGTCGTTTTTTATTGTGGTGAAAATTAGCGAGACTTCCGCGGAAAGCAAGCGAATTTTCGTCAATGACAATATGTATGATTAACAGCGCCAATTCTTTATTTTGCTACTCTTTGTTTTCTCTCAGAGATAAAAAATGATTTTCCTGTACCGATAGCTACTGATTGTAGAGGTTCAGGGGCAATATGAACAGGTACTTCAATAACTGTTGAAAGCCACTCTTTCATATCTTTTAATAGAGCGCCTCCACCTGTTAATACAACGCCATGATCTACAATATCACCAGCCAACTCAGGAGGACAAATTTCTAATGTAGCCCTAATAGTTTCTAAAATAGTTTCAAGTGATTCTGCTAAAACTCCCTGAATCTGTGTAGATGAAAGATGTATTGTTTTTGGTAAGCCTGTAACAACATCTCTTCCTCTTACATCCATTTGTTCTACTGAATGTGGCACCAATGCATGTCCGATTGTTTTCTTAATTTCTTCAGCAGTTGGTTCTCCAATTAAAATATTATATTCTTTACGAATAAAATTGATAATAGCTTCATCCATTTTATCTCCAGCAGCTTTTACAGTGTTGGAAGCAACAACTCCACCAAATGAGATAATTCCAACCTCTGTAGTACCACCACCAATATCAACCACCATGCTTGCAACTGGTTCATTTACAGGAAGTCCTGCACCAATTGCTGCAGCTACCGGCTCTTCCATCAGTTGGACCTCTTTTGCTCCACTTTGTCTAACCGCATCTTGGATTGCTCTGCGTTCAACGGATGTAGCACCAGAGGGGGTACAAACAATAACAGTCGGCTTTCTTAAAGCAGTGCCTAGCTTCTTGCCAGCTTTTTGCATTATCAGTTTTAATAATTCTGTCGTAACATCAAAATCCGCTATGACACCATCTTTTAAAGGTCGAATAACTTCGATAGAAGCTGGTGTTTTACCGATCATTTGTTTTGCTTTCTCACCAAATGCGATAATTTCTTTTGTTTTAGTGTTTATTGCGACAACAGTCGGTTCATTTAAAAGTAAGCCTTTGCTTTTTGTATATACTAATGTATTTGCTGTTCCTAAATCTATTCCAATATGAGTATTTGAAAACATATATTAAACCTCCCATTCAATCATACTTATTTAGTATAAAGGATAAAGGAGGGATTGCCATTTGTTACTTTTTGGAAGTTTACAATTGTTTCAAAAGATAATAGTGCGTTTATCCTGTTAGTTTTGTTTAAAATAAATAGATAGACCTTGTTGGTCATTGATTTGACATAAAGTTGTATTGAAAATGAAAAGAAAAAGAGAAATAGTATCAACTTTAAACTATTCACCAATAAAAAAACAACCGCAATATAATTGCGGTTGTTTGAATTATTTTGAAGGTTTTGGATCAACTGTAATTGAATCATGTGAGTTCATTGCTTTTGCAAAGTAGCTAAGAATTACGTAGCCTACTACTCCTATACCACCAGCAACTCCAAGAACTGTAACTGTGAATAAGCCCATTATTAAACACCTCACTAGTCATGATATTATCATTATAACTTATAATAGTATAAAAAGTAAGTAGAATATTATAGAAATCTAGTTGGTAGATTAAAAAGCCCAATTTCCATTGCGGAAGATTGGTTCAATCGTTCCATCTTCTTTGATTCCGTCGATATTCATTTTTTCTGATCCAATCATGAAGTCTACATGAGTAATACTTTCATTCAGTCCGTTTTGTGCAAGTTCTTCTCGACTCATTTTCTTACCACCCTCTATGCAAAATGCATATGCACTTCCGATTGCTAAGTGGTTAGAAGCATTTTCGTCAAATAACGTGTTATAGAATAATAAGTTTGAATTAGAAATAGGTGAATCATGTGGGACTAACGCTACTTCTCCTAAATAGTGAGAGCCTTCGTCTGTCGCAACAAGATTCTCTAACACAGTTTGACCTTGTTCAGCTTCCACTTTCACAATACGACCTTTTTCAAATGTTACTGTGAAATTATCAATGATATTTCCTCCGTAACTTAAAGGTTTTGTACTAGCTACGTACCCGTCTACTCCAGTTTTTAAAGGAACTGTGAAAACTTCTTCTGTAGGCATATTTGCCATGAAATCGTTTCCTTTTTCATTTACACTACTAGCTCCACACCATAGATGACCTTTTGGAAGCTCGATCGTTAAATCTGTCCCTGGTGCTGTATAGTGTAGTTTTTTATAGTTCTTATCATTTAAGTAATCTACTTTAGTATGAAGTAATTCGTCATGCTCTTTCCAAGCTTCCACTGGATTCTCTAAATCTGCACGTACCGCTTTAAAAATTGCATCCCATAAAGCAGAAACTTGTTTTTCTTCGGCAACCTCTGGGAACACCTTACTTGCCCAAGCCTTAGAAGGTGAAGCGATAACTGTCCAGCTTACTTTATCAGATTGTGTGTATTGACGATACTTGCTTAATGCAGTACCTGCCGCTTTTTGGAATGCCGCAATTTTATTTGTGTCCACTCCTTTTAAAAGATCTGGACTTTGACTTATAATGCTCATGAAAGCAGCACCTTGTTCAGCTAATAATTCTTTTTCTTGTGCTTTCCATGATGGGAA encodes:
- a CDS encoding DEAD/DEAH box helicase, with translation MTFLQNLNETLQEKWAKANFASEMPIQTKLIPHMLDGSDIVAESPTGTGKTLAYVLPILQKVDPSKKHIQALVIVPSQELGMQIVEVFREWVAGTDITVAQLIGGANIQRQLDVLKKKPTIVVGTPGRLQELVKLKKLKMHEIKTIVLDEGDQLLSRENRTTVKGLIDATVERQLVVTSATITEEIELVAERIMNNPVRIQVTAEEIPSKGEVIHSFVKTEVRDKTELLRKLSHLEGMKGLAFVNSLDQVLMKDTKLSYRDAPIISLHSEMKKEERKKALDDFKNGKVNILIATDVAARGLDISGLTHVIHVDVPHSIEQYLHRSGRTGRAGNDGEVLTLLTYGDEKTYKKWTKELPSKPVQKIWYRGELIEGSSKTVQKKGK
- a CDS encoding aminopeptidase; this translates as MNFQQKLEEYAELIVKVGLNIQKNQQLLINTTTETIEFTRLVVKKAYEAGAKRVDVNYSDGPNTRSFYDLAPDEAFHEYPKWAAMQRDELIENKGALLWIDAENPDLLEGVSVEKISNFHKASGKALENYRKAVMNDVITWSIVAMPSEKWAAKVFPDLQAEEQMQALWNLIFQVVRIGEGTAVQQWKEHIENLESRASLLNAKRYKKLHYTAEGTDIQVELPKGHIWMSGASKNAQSVPFIANMPTEEVYTAPLKTGVNGYVKNTKPLAYKGNVIDDFTLTFENGAITKVEATTGEVLLKELTQTDEGAKYLGEIALVPHESPISASNVLFFNTLFDENASNHFAIGEAYPTCVEGARGLSPSELENLGLNTSIVHEDFMIGSADMDIMGELEDGTIEPIFKKGSWAF
- a CDS encoding SGNH/GDSL hydrolase family protein, translated to MKKWIVVILLLVFPFTSFSVEANGAEVYIALGDSLAAGQTPNRSIDTGYTDLIAQELKKSQQLAYYSKALAFPGYTTADVLKTVRTKESKELLKNASIVTISAGANDLLRLVQLNAANGSISYKQIQVNYALNMVRKNMEAIVKEVQVTAPNAKIYVLGYYFSYPHLRETQKVGIRKELNALHSILKTEAEANGAIYVSVEEDFSNKEKELLPNVSDVHPTMEGYRLMANAFFKKYNANLQVNPKELPAPNPLTFEQILNSQKEKAETPVSRVEGLDRYLSLTELRPLI
- a CDS encoding DUF4870 domain-containing protein; this encodes MENNRILSALSYFSVLFAPFILPIIVFFVSQDTEVKHHAKRSLISHLIPFGFMIILFIALFSSFFSVFMNAAVNEQSLFMASAPFLFILLYLVSYIIILVWNIIQGVKVLR
- a CDS encoding M20 family metallopeptidase, which gives rise to MIDLLKDLIRIKSDDVDGANEALLFCQNWLEEKGIGTTLHKKNSKLMLVSEIGFGKECIIWNGHVDVVPGNKEQFNPFIEGDKLYGRGSADMKAGVAAMMQAFYELSKASDQLTKRVQLHIVTDEETNGETSEYLVEQGYHGDFVICGEPTHLHIGLQAKGIVQLDIKMKGKSSHGSRPWEGINAIEEAIALDKEIRQLSFLTASNKFYDYPSLNLAKIHAGERYNIVPDECIIGYDIRYVPGQDPTEIIQGITDVAHKHFPGNEVLIYASEPAVTTNDNNPYVIQLQSETTIKTGRDTNLFGQHGSADTRFYAKNGAGAVEFGPSGADWHGEKEYVSISSVETYKDILVSFAKS
- the thiT gene encoding energy-coupled thiamine transporter ThiT; the protein is MKNQRVLLLVEIAIFAALGYILDIIGFGMPQGGTVTFVLVPVILIAFRRGIVAGLITGFLIGMLQVVTGRFYAAPLSLEVVILQVGIDYFIAFMVAGFAGLLRPAFLKAYENKDKMKMATAVIIGAFIAAFLRYLAHVTSGILFFGEFAGDQNVILYSLIYNSTYMIPVFLLAAFVCMILFLKAPRLILPNKA